The following coding sequences lie in one Cloeon dipterum chromosome 1, ieCloDipt1.1, whole genome shotgun sequence genomic window:
- the LOC135934618 gene encoding magnesium-dependent phosphatase 1-like produces MSVRKPKLIVFDLDWTLWPFYVDTNVDPPFTKLPNGKVVDQRKQEIEHFADIPAILERLVSEGYKVGVASRTGEIKGAEQLLKLFDWNKYFSYKEIYPGCKKTHFSKIKKNSGLDYSEMLFFDDEYRNIRDLVSIGVCSILVDKGVDSSVIEEGLRKFSEGKLQ; encoded by the exons ATGAGTGTTCGCAAACCAAAGCTGATTGTATTTGATCTAg ACTGGACTCTTTGGCCCTTCTATGTGGACACAAACGTGGACCCCCCATTTACAAAACTACC CAATGGAAAAGTTGTCGATCAGAGGAAACAAGAAATTGAGCACTTTGCTGATATTCCAGCAATCCTGGAGAGACTGGTTTCGGAGGGCTACAAAGTAGGTGTTGCCTCTAGGACTGGCGAGATCAAGGGCGCTGAACAGTTGCTTAAACTGTTCGACTGGAACAAGTACTTCTCATACAAAGAAATCTACCCAGGGTGCAAGAAGACCCATTTCAGCAA GATTAAGAAGAACTCTGGGTTGGACTACAGTGAAATGCTCTTCTTCGACGACGAGTACAGAAATATCAGGGACTTGGTGTCCATAGGGGTTTGCTCCATTTTGGTGGATAAAGGGGTAGACTCAAGTGTTATTGAGGAGGGCCTAAGGAAGTTTTCGGAAGGCAAACTTcaataa
- the LOC135934615 gene encoding magnesium-dependent phosphatase 1-like isoform X2, which translates to MSVRKPKLIVFDLDWTLWPFHVDTNVDPPFTKLPNGKVVDQRKREIEHFAEIPAILERLVSEGYKVGVASRTGEIKGAEQLLKLFDWNKYFSYKEIYPGCKKTHFSKFKKNSGLDYSEMLFFDDEYRNIRDLVSIGVCSILVDEGVDSSVIEEGLRKFSEGKLQ; encoded by the exons ATGAGTGTTCGCAAACCAAAGCTGATTGTATTTGATCTAG ACTGGACTCTTTGGCCCTTCCATGTGGACACAAACGTGGACCCCCCATTTACAAAACTACC cAATGGAAAAGTTGTCGATCAGAGGAAACGAGAAATCGAGCACTTCGCTGAAATTCCAGCAATCCTGGAGAGACTGGTTTCGGAGGGCTACAAAGTAGGTGTTGCCTCTAGGACTGGCGAGATCAAGGGCGCTGAACAGTTGCTTAAACTGTTCGACTGGAACAAGTACTTCTCATACAAAGAAATCTACCCAGGGTGCAAGAAGACCCATTTCAGCAA GTTTAAGAAGAACTCTGGGTTGGACTACAGTGAAATGCTCTTCTTCGACGACGAGTATAGAAACATCAGGGACTTGGTGTCCATAGGGGTTTGCTCCATATTGGTGGATGAAGGGGTGGACTCAAGTGTTATTGAGGAGGGCCTAAGGAAGTTTTCGGAAGGCAAACTTCaataa
- the LOC135934615 gene encoding magnesium-dependent phosphatase 1-like isoform X1 — translation MTTRRPKLIVLDLDWTLWPFHVEMDVDPPFKKQSGKVVDRHGSEIKHFPEVPALLEKLTSDGYEIAAASRTHEVEGAKQLLKLFGWDKYFSYKEIYPGCKKTHFNMLKEKSGCKYSEMLFFDDDYYLNIKDSVSIGVTSVLVKRGFGKKDVEEGLKKFAEGKLY, via the exons ATGACAACCAGACGTCCTAAGTTGATAGTCCTTGATTTAG ATTGGACCTTGTGGCCATTCCACGTTGAAATGGACGTAGACCCCCCTTTCAAAAAGCAGTC TGGGAAAGTTGTTGACCGACACGGATCAgagataaaacattttcctgaAGTGCCGGCGCTTTTGGAGAAGCTCACATCTGATGGCTACGAGATTGCAGCAGCTTCCAGGACGCATGAAGTAGAAGGAGCGAAGCAACTGCTCAAACTCTTTGGCTGGGACAAGTATTTCTCATACAAAGAAATCTACCCAGGCTGCAAGAAAACCCATTTCAATAT gctgaaagaaaaatctggCTGCAAGTACAGTGAAATGCTCTTCTTTGATGATGActactatttaaatataaaagacAGTGTTTCAATTGGTGTTACGTCTGTGCTAGTGAAGCGAGGATTTGGTAAAAAGGATGTGGAggaaggtttaaaaaaattcgccGAAGGCAAACTGTATTGA